The sequence ACCGCTGGGTTTGTGAAGCCGCTTGACCGGCAGGTAATCGACGGGGACGTTGTCCGAGTCACGGCCTTTGGAGAAGTAGGCGGCTAGCTGGGCGGCCTCGAGGATTGTTTGATCGCTGGGATTAGTCGAGCGGATCACAACGTGGGAACCGGGGATGTCCTTGACGTGGAGCCAGATCTCGTTCTTATTGGCGATCTTAAAGCTCAACCGGTCGTTTTGCATGTTGTTCTTACCGACCAGGACCAATGTGCCGTCGCTAGCGTGGAATTGTTCGGGCTTGCTTGCGCGAACCTTGCGCTGCTTCTTGCTCTTCTGGTGCTTGGCCTTGATGTAGCCCTGGTGCTGAAGCTCCAGCCGAATTTCCTGGATGTCAGCCGGGGAGGCGAGATCGATCTGGTTTTGGATGTTTTCAAAGTAGGCGATCTCGTCTTCGGTCAGCTTCATCTGCTCATTGACGTGGGCAACCGAGGCCTTGAGCTTATCGTACTTGGTAAAGTATTTTTGCGCATTGCGTGACGGCGACAATTCCGGTGCCAGGGCAATCTTTAGTGGCTTGTTGTCATCATAGAAGTTTGGCAGGGTGATTTCCTTCATCCCCGGCTTGAGCTTGCCGAGGTAAGTGGTTAGGATCTCGCCGCGAATCCGGTAGCGATCGGCCGCATCGGCATCGGCCAGCTGCTGGTGGAACTTCTTGACCTTGCGTCGGTCCTTCTTCAATTCGTTTTTGATCACCTTGATGACCTGGCCAGCCAGTTCCTTTGAGCGGTCCTGCTGCGCCTTTTGGGCATAGTAGTTGTCCAGTAGCTCCGAAAGGGTCGTAAAGTGCTGAAGCGAGTCTTCAACGCTGTCCAATGGTGGAAAAGCCATGAAGGACTTTTTCTTGCCGTCAATGATCACTGGATCTGGTGAATCAAAGTGCTGGATGAACTGTTGGTAGGTGGTTGGCAGGTGTTCGCTGTCCAACAAGCGCTTGGCCAGGTCGCGGGCGGTGTCGGTGCCCAGCCCCTCGTAGCCAACTTGGAGCTGGTGGGCGAGTTCGCGGGGATCCGAATACTGGCGTGTTAAGTCGGAATAGAGTTGGTTTGGCAGGTAAGGGTTGCGTTTTTCCTGCTTGGGCGGCATCACGAAGGTAGCACCCGGCAGGAGAAGGCGGACCCGGTTTTGGTCGGAGCCGACGTGCTTAATCGTGTCGATAATCTTGCCCGTCTTCTGGTTGACCAGGGAAATATTGCTGTGGCGGGCCATGATTTCGCTGATCAGGACCAGCTGCTGGCTGTCGCCGAGCTCGTCGCGGGTATCAAAGGTCAGCTTGATGATCCGGTCATTACCGACCTGCTCAATCGAGCTGAGGATGGCGCCCTCTAAGTACTTGCGGAGGGTCATCGTAAAGTTGGTTGGCACCGCCGGGTTGCTGTAGGGGATCGTCGTGATTTGAATCCGGGGATAGGTGGGATTAGCCGAAAGCAGCAGGGCGTGGTTGTGCCGGTGGGCGCGGATTGTGATGATCAGCTCGGCCGGGTAGGGCTGGCTGATTCTGGCCACACGTCCGGTGGTCAGGGTTTGGTCTAATTCATGCACCATTGCATGGGTGAAAAAACCATCAAAGGACATGGATAGCGCTCCTTTCCTGTATAAATACGCGTAAAATCGTGCGGTATTTATTATACCGTTTTTGTCCCATTCTAAACAAGTTTCAGCCCTTGTGTCGGCAAAGAAGGTTGGTTTATTCTAGAGGGTGTGGTATGCTTCTTGTATTATGCGAGTATTCTATACTGATTAATTTGCACTTATCTTGATAATTATCAAAATTGAAATTGGAGGACGATATAATGAAAATTGCTGTTGTGACCGACAGCACGGCCTACCTGACTCCTGAAGAGGCGGCCGCCAATCACATCCACGTTGTACCGATCCCGTTTGTGGTGGACGGCAAGAGTTATCGTGAGGGTGTTGATATTACGACCGCGGAATTTTATCACCTGCTGAAAACGTCAAGCACCTTTCCAAGCACTTCCCAGCCGTCGATCGGTGAAATGATGGAGCTCTACCAAGGCCTGGCCGACCAGGGCTACGATGCCGTCATCAGCATTCACCTGACCAGCTCAATTTCTGGCTTTTTGAACTCGATCAGCCAGCTTGCCGAAGAGATGAAGGACACGATTAAGATCGTGCCGTTTGATAGCCACATCACCGTCAAGCTGATGGGCTACCTGGCCCTGGAGGCCTCCAAGATGGTTCAAAACGGTGACGACCTGGACACGATTGTAACGAAGCTGACCCAGCTGCGGGACACGATTAATGAAGTTTTCGTGGTCGATGACCTGCAAAACCTGGTCCGGGGTGGCCGGCTTTCCAACGCCTCGGCTTTCGTGGGTTCCATTTTGAAGATCAAGCCGCTCCTGACCTTCCATAACGAGCACCACGCCATCGAGGCCTTTGAG comes from Limosilactobacillus sp. and encodes:
- a CDS encoding NFACT RNA binding domain-containing protein — its product is MSFDGFFTHAMVHELDQTLTTGRVARISQPYPAELIITIRAHRHNHALLLSANPTYPRIQITTIPYSNPAVPTNFTMTLRKYLEGAILSSIEQVGNDRIIKLTFDTRDELGDSQQLVLISEIMARHSNISLVNQKTGKIIDTIKHVGSDQNRVRLLLPGATFVMPPKQEKRNPYLPNQLYSDLTRQYSDPRELAHQLQVGYEGLGTDTARDLAKRLLDSEHLPTTYQQFIQHFDSPDPVIIDGKKKSFMAFPPLDSVEDSLQHFTTLSELLDNYYAQKAQQDRSKELAGQVIKVIKNELKKDRRKVKKFHQQLADADAADRYRIRGEILTTYLGKLKPGMKEITLPNFYDDNKPLKIALAPELSPSRNAQKYFTKYDKLKASVAHVNEQMKLTEDEIAYFENIQNQIDLASPADIQEIRLELQHQGYIKAKHQKSKKQRKVRASKPEQFHASDGTLVLVGKNNMQNDRLSFKIANKNEIWLHVKDIPGSHVVIRSTNPSDQTILEAAQLAAYFSKGRDSDNVPVDYLPVKRLHKPSGAKPGFVTFRGQKTLYVTPHPMGK
- a CDS encoding DegV family protein, whose product is MKIAVVTDSTAYLTPEEAAANHIHVVPIPFVVDGKSYREGVDITTAEFYHLLKTSSTFPSTSQPSIGEMMELYQGLADQGYDAVISIHLTSSISGFLNSISQLAEEMKDTIKIVPFDSHITVKLMGYLALEASKMVQNGDDLDTIVTKLTQLRDTINEVFVVDDLQNLVRGGRLSNASAFVGSILKIKPLLTFHNEHHAIEAFEKVRSMKKAKLRCEEIFKEDLAKIDYPVRGLVFHANAPEAGQKWLDKLQAEYPDINFELTYFGPVVGTHLGQGALALAWMQDTTKKPLE